The Prochlorococcus sp. MIT 1300 genome has a window encoding:
- a CDS encoding SprT family zinc-dependent metalloprotease has translation MPLVPLLPLFHRFNRAYFDETLTVASQPLLTVRWSDGRLRKTAGLYRRRSNLLGVFASEIVLSRPLLELLPQEAIESTLCHEMIHAWIDLVLKIPEGHGKNFHARMRKINSAQNKFQVTVRHRFPVPIKPAKWSAVCPICGQRSKYYRKVSGVACRRCCNQHYEGKWHPSCLLVFEPVSLVD, from the coding sequence ATGCCTTTGGTGCCTTTGCTTCCGTTATTTCATCGATTTAATAGAGCATATTTTGATGAGACTTTGACTGTTGCGTCCCAGCCTTTGTTGACAGTGAGATGGAGTGATGGACGTTTGAGAAAAACCGCTGGCTTGTATCGTCGTAGGTCCAATTTGCTTGGAGTGTTTGCCAGCGAAATTGTTTTGTCTAGGCCTTTGTTGGAATTGCTGCCCCAGGAGGCTATAGAAAGCACCTTATGCCATGAAATGATTCATGCATGGATCGACCTTGTTTTAAAAATCCCAGAGGGACATGGCAAGAACTTTCATGCTCGGATGCGAAAAATTAATTCTGCACAGAATAAATTTCAGGTAACTGTGCGCCACAGATTTCCAGTTCCGATTAAACCAGCCAAGTGGTCCGCAGTATGTCCTATTTGTGGTCAAAGATCTAAGTACTACAGAAAAGTAAGTGGTGTTGCATGCAGACGTTGTTGCAACCAGCATTACGAGGGCAAATGGCATCCAAGTTG
- the ligA gene encoding NAD-dependent DNA ligase LigA: MQSFSRDPSERAADLRALLNKAGHAYYVLDAPFMEDAIYDNLYRELIALEQKYPALITPDSPSQRLGGKPAAKFNTVEHRFQLHSLDNVFNIDEFKGWLEKVIKILKANSSDQNIIDSRPELVGELKIDGNALSLSYENGVLVKAATRGDGTKGEEITANARTIYSIPLILNLKDPPAWLEVRGEAFIPNRSFSKINAKRADQGEVLFANPRNACAGTLRQLNPQVVASRQLDFFAYTLHLPESWTSENEEFKQPQKQTESLDWLKKAGFKVNPNAKLMQDLSEVKSFFNNWHIKRHSLPYATDGLVIKMNSFAHQSSMGFTHKAPRWAIALKYPAEEAVTKLERLSYQVGRTGAITPVAEFQQIVLAGTNVSRATLHNADRIEALELHTGDSIVVRKAGEIIPEVLRVLKELRDPAATAISLPKLCPECSSQLVREMNEAVTRCINPSCPAIIKGVLKHWVGKGSMDIEGFGDKLIEQLVDKGIISSISDLYELDIITLKSLDRVGEKSAEKLYSSLSKSKDKSWANKLYGLGIPHIGESNAKLLTKAFPTVSQLANAVSHQPELLESISGIGNEIVIALQAWFATPENQQMLNKLKESGVTLEEKTQNIELKQKNHLFGKIFVLTGTMPSLERNKAKALIEACGGKVTSSVSKNTTYLVAGEKAGSKIKKAKDLKIEIIDQSKLEDLLV; the protein is encoded by the coding sequence TTGCAATCTTTTTCGCGAGACCCATCAGAACGTGCTGCCGATTTAAGAGCTTTACTTAATAAAGCTGGCCACGCTTACTACGTACTTGATGCACCCTTTATGGAGGATGCAATCTATGACAATCTTTATAGAGAGTTAATAGCGCTAGAGCAAAAGTATCCTGCACTTATTACACCCGATAGCCCTAGTCAACGCCTAGGAGGGAAACCAGCTGCAAAGTTCAACACTGTTGAACATCGATTTCAATTACATAGTTTAGATAATGTTTTCAACATTGATGAATTTAAAGGTTGGCTTGAAAAAGTGATAAAAATACTTAAAGCTAATTCAAGTGACCAAAATATTATCGACAGTCGTCCCGAATTGGTAGGCGAACTAAAAATTGATGGGAATGCTCTATCACTAAGTTATGAGAATGGAGTACTCGTAAAAGCCGCCACAAGAGGTGACGGAACCAAGGGAGAAGAAATTACTGCTAATGCGAGAACAATCTATTCAATCCCATTAATACTGAACCTTAAAGACCCACCTGCTTGGCTTGAGGTACGTGGCGAGGCATTCATACCCAATCGTAGCTTTTCCAAAATCAATGCTAAAAGAGCAGATCAAGGTGAAGTGTTGTTTGCTAACCCAAGGAATGCATGTGCTGGAACTTTGCGTCAATTAAACCCTCAAGTTGTAGCATCGCGACAGTTAGATTTCTTTGCCTACACGTTGCACTTGCCTGAAAGCTGGACAAGCGAGAATGAAGAATTTAAACAACCCCAAAAACAAACGGAAAGTCTCGATTGGTTGAAGAAAGCAGGTTTCAAAGTTAATCCCAATGCGAAACTAATGCAAGATTTATCTGAAGTAAAAAGTTTTTTTAATAACTGGCATATTAAGCGTCATTCTCTTCCATATGCGACGGATGGGCTAGTCATTAAAATGAATAGTTTTGCACATCAAAGCTCAATGGGATTCACTCATAAAGCTCCTAGGTGGGCAATTGCTCTAAAGTATCCAGCAGAAGAAGCTGTAACCAAATTAGAAAGGCTTTCCTATCAAGTTGGACGTACAGGAGCAATAACACCTGTAGCTGAATTCCAGCAAATTGTACTTGCTGGAACAAATGTTAGTCGTGCAACACTACATAATGCCGATCGAATAGAAGCATTAGAATTACACACTGGCGACTCTATTGTCGTTCGAAAGGCAGGAGAAATTATTCCAGAAGTTCTACGAGTACTGAAAGAATTAAGAGATCCTGCTGCTACAGCTATATCCCTACCCAAACTATGTCCAGAGTGTAGTTCTCAATTAGTCCGAGAAATGAACGAGGCAGTCACACGCTGCATCAATCCGAGCTGTCCTGCAATTATCAAAGGTGTGCTTAAACATTGGGTTGGCAAAGGATCTATGGATATTGAAGGGTTTGGCGACAAACTTATAGAGCAATTAGTAGACAAAGGAATTATTAGTTCAATATCAGACCTGTATGAATTAGATATAATCACATTAAAGAGCCTCGACAGGGTAGGAGAAAAGTCTGCAGAAAAACTTTATTCTTCACTATCCAAGTCAAAAGACAAATCTTGGGCAAATAAACTATATGGCTTGGGCATTCCTCACATTGGCGAATCTAATGCGAAATTACTTACAAAAGCATTTCCTACTGTCTCTCAGCTTGCAAATGCTGTCAGTCATCAACCTGAACTCCTTGAAAGCATTTCAGGTATTGGCAACGAAATTGTCATTGCACTCCAAGCGTGGTTCGCAACTCCAGAAAATCAACAGATGCTAAATAAACTCAAGGAGTCTGGTGTGACACTGGAAGAAAAAACTCAAAATATAGAACTTAAGCAAAAGAATCATCTCTTTGGAAAAATCTTTGTTTTAACAGGCACTATGCCATCTCTTGAGCGCAACAAGGCTAAGGCACTTATAGAAGCTTGCGGAGGTAAAGTGACCTCTTCGGTGAGCAAGAACACCACTTATCTAGTCGCTGGTGAAAAAGCTGGAAGCAAAATAAAAAAAGCGAAAGATCTTAAAATAGAGATTATCGACCAAAGCAAGCTTGAAGATCTTTTAGTATAG